The Vigna radiata var. radiata cultivar VC1973A unplaced genomic scaffold, Vradiata_ver6 scaffold_261, whole genome shotgun sequence genome contains the following window.
tatattaattgttaatgTGTTACAAAGGCTTTTCTGTTAGGTGGCCAGTTCttgcaaataataatatttcttaaactGTGTAGAGTATTCAAACTTGGTTAGTATCTAGCTTACAGTTGAACATGACATGAATGATGGtcttataatttttctataatcacttgtaaaaaatttaaaaaaaattcaaaactagttttcgataaactaaatttatcttagatataaaataaaaattctttcatataaaatttttaaatgtgtcAAAACTATAAGAAGTACACAATGACTATTATTGCTTATTCTTTGCATTAATATCAATTTTCATCACAAAAAAGTCAACTTCATATATCCATTATTCATGTACTGTATCCAAACACTAACCATTATGAATGGTATTCCATATTCTTAAACTTGCTCAAAGATGATTTTATTCCATGGTACCTCAAAAGAGGaaacataaatagaaacagTTCAAGAACAACAACTGCAATGATCAAATCCACAACATCCTTCAAAATACAACAGTTAGTGGTAAACATAAACGTCGAAAACAATTGTATTGTTCCTCGTCTGGGGATCAAAAGTGAGGGTGGAGGACTCAACATAGCCCCTGGCAAATCTGAAAACACCAGTGCCACCAATCACAGGAAACTCCCTCACCTTGTGAGCGATGGGACTTCTCCCCACGAACGTGATGGTGCTACCATTGTACTTTCCTTCGGTCAACGCGAAGTTCATAATCACCAAAAGGGAAAACTCTTTTTGTGAAGCAGAGGAGAACAACCCTTCAGCACTTCCCACAACCTTCGAGTACAACTCGGGTCCTAGGGTCAACACGTTGTCGAATACTCCCACAGAACCGAAGCTGGTGGTTGTGGTGTACTTCGGTTGTGGTGGAATGATTCTAACCGAGGAAGGGTTGCTTCCACTGAAGATTTCGTGCCAATAGAACCTGAAGTGGCTAAAAGTGTGCTTCTTCTTGTAGCTTAAGGACTTAGGATCTACTGACCCCACGAAACCTGTTTCTTTGTCTGCTGAGATGGAGAGGACATAGCAGGAGATGACAAGGAACGCTAAG
Protein-coding sequences here:
- the LOC106755116 gene encoding dirigent protein 22-like, producing the protein MYSTLTTITMATKFLLAFLVISCYVLSISADKETGFVGSVDPKSLSYKKKHTFSHFRFYWHEIFSGSNPSSVRIIPPQPKYTTTTSFGSVGVFDNVLTLGPELYSKVVGSAEGLFSSASQKEFSLLVIMNFALTEGKYNGSTITFVGRSPIAHKVREFPVIGGTGVFRFARGYVESSTLTFDPQTRNNTIVFDVYVYH